A genomic stretch from Eubacterium sulci ATCC 35585 includes:
- a CDS encoding ATPase AAA produces the protein MKEYLPRIADKLLEERLYAKGAVLIEGPKWCGKTTTAKQMAKSFISMDRPDMSKQYQQMAELSPNTLLEGETPRLIDEWQIAPNLWNAVRYEVDNRDEFGQFILTGSAVPNEFDDSMHTGTGRISRLLMRPLSLYESKDSNGDISIKDLFEGKTISAINETSLEEIAFFICRGGWPKAIGLDEKPALFQAIDYFDSVVSTDISRVDSIKRDKERAKRLLKSYARHVGTQSSLETIRQDLLANQSDTFNQVTLYSYLDALRKIFVIEDSPAWNPNLRSKTSIRTTDTRYFSDPSIATAALGIGPNDLLDDLNTMGFLFENLCVRDLRIYADYLDGTVYHYRDRYGLECDAVIHLRNGAYGLIEIKLGGDKLIEEGAETLKDLASKIDTKNMSKPSFMMVLCAKAPFAYKRNDGVYVIPITALRP, from the coding sequence ATGAAGGAGTATTTACCTAGGATCGCAGATAAATTGTTAGAAGAACGATTATACGCAAAGGGTGCAGTTTTAATTGAAGGTCCTAAATGGTGTGGAAAGACAACAACAGCGAAACAAATGGCTAAAAGCTTTATATCTATGGATCGTCCTGATATGTCAAAACAATATCAGCAAATGGCAGAGCTTTCTCCCAATACTTTACTTGAGGGAGAAACACCAAGACTAATTGATGAGTGGCAAATAGCACCAAATTTATGGAATGCTGTGCGTTATGAGGTTGATAATAGGGATGAATTTGGTCAATTTATTTTAACAGGTTCAGCTGTACCTAATGAATTTGATGATTCTATGCATACAGGTACAGGAAGGATATCTAGGCTTTTGATGAGACCTTTGAGTTTATATGAATCAAAAGATTCGAACGGTGATATTTCTATCAAAGATTTATTCGAAGGCAAAACCATCTCAGCTATTAATGAAACAAGTCTTGAAGAAATCGCTTTTTTTATTTGTAGAGGTGGATGGCCAAAAGCAATCGGTTTAGATGAAAAGCCAGCTTTATTTCAAGCTATAGATTATTTTGATTCTGTTGTGTCTACTGATATTAGTAGAGTGGATTCTATAAAAAGGGATAAAGAAAGAGCTAAGAGATTACTTAAATCCTATGCAAGACATGTCGGTACGCAAAGTTCTCTAGAAACTATTAGGCAAGATCTGTTAGCGAATCAGTCAGATACATTTAATCAGGTAACACTTTATTCTTACTTAGATGCCTTAAGAAAAATATTTGTTATAGAAGATTCTCCGGCATGGAACCCAAATTTAAGGTCGAAAACATCCATACGAACAACAGATACAAGATACTTTTCGGATCCATCTATTGCAACTGCAGCATTAGGTATAGGCCCTAACGATCTTCTAGATGATTTAAACACTATGGGTTTTTTATTTGAAAACTTATGTGTTCGTGACTTAAGAATTTATGCAGACTATTTAGATGGAACAGTTTATCATTATAGAGATAGGTACGGATTAGAATGTGATGCAGTGATTCATTTAAGAAATGGAGCTTATGGACTTATCGAAATTAAACTTGGTGGCGATAAATTAATTGAAGAAGGTGCTGAAACTTTAAAAGATTTAGCATCTAAAATAGATACAAAAAATATGTCCAAACCGTCATTTATGATGGTGTTGTGTGCAAAAGCACCTTTTGCTTATAAAAGAAATGATGGTGTTTATGTTATACCTATTACGGCTTTAAGGCCGTAA
- a CDS encoding isochorismatase, which yields MKNILIIIDMQNGFARTEQMVKLSERIKVLLKRDLFDSVIATRFLNNDKSMFEKMFGWYRLKAEDERQIISGIEEYVDCYVDKYIYNCVTPSFIQRLCQLNDGEYPKKVFIIGADTDCCVLTIATALFENNIRPIVLTKYVDSNGGSESHKAGLLVLKRLIGKNQLVDVDPASREDLDII from the coding sequence ATGAAAAATATTCTTATCATTATTGATATGCAGAATGGTTTTGCAAGGACCGAACAGATGGTCAAACTTTCCGAACGCATTAAAGTTCTTTTAAAAAGAGATTTGTTTGACTCAGTAATAGCAACTCGATTTCTCAATAATGACAAAAGTATGTTCGAGAAAATGTTTGGCTGGTATAGGTTGAAAGCCGAAGATGAAAGACAGATCATTTCAGGAATAGAGGAATATGTTGATTGTTATGTAGATAAATATATTTACAATTGTGTGACCCCAAGCTTTATTCAGAGGCTGTGCCAGTTAAATGATGGGGAATATCCTAAAAAGGTTTTTATTATAGGAGCAGATACTGATTGCTGCGTTTTAACAATAGCAACTGCTTTGTTTGAAAATAATATAAGACCTATAGTACTAACTAAGTACGTTGATTCAAATGGTGGCTCGGAATCCCATAAAGCTGGATTACTAGTTCTGAAGAGGCTAATAGGTAAAAACCAGTTGGTTGATGTTGACCCAGCTTCAAGGGAAGATTTAGATATTATATAG
- a CDS encoding conjugal transfer protein → MDEREKIIRLWFDMWLTQQDLGIDDIFLDDVIYIESWCPKYENRQTVKHWFNEWNTRGKVLAWDIKQFFHKDNQTIVEWHFKNKMNEGKVEEFDGISLIVWTADNKIKALKEFGCNCNNYNPYKESETPLFRDEKVNWF, encoded by the coding sequence ATGGATGAAAGAGAGAAAATCATTCGTTTATGGTTTGATATGTGGCTTACACAACAAGACTTAGGAATAGATGATATTTTTTTGGATGATGTGATTTATATTGAGAGTTGGTGTCCTAAGTATGAAAATCGGCAAACAGTAAAGCACTGGTTTAATGAGTGGAATACAAGAGGAAAAGTTCTTGCGTGGGATATAAAGCAATTTTTTCATAAGGATAATCAAACTATTGTAGAATGGCACTTCAAAAATAAAATGAATGAGGGGAAAGTTGAAGAATTTGACGGTATCTCTTTGATTGTTTGGACAGCCGATAATAAGATAAAAGCGTTGAAAGAGTTTGGTTGTAATTGTAACAACTACAATCCTTACAAAGAGAGTGAAACACCATTATTTAGAGATGAAAAAGTAAATTGGTTTTGA
- a CDS encoding recombinase — protein sequence MSNTKRTGQTALYERLSRDDEMQGESNSITNQKQLLESYAKRNGFVNIYHYTDDGVSGTTFDREGFQKMIKAVEENKVSTVIVKDMSRFGRDYLKVGFYTEILFKEKGVRFIAINNGIDSEKQAESDFTPFLNIMNEWYARDTSRKIQSIFRARMEEGKRVSPSVPYGYYRNPKNKQELLVDKESAKVVKRIYRLVIEGYGVTQIADILTKDKVLIPSAYAETHYPENNHSSKKRGIEDPYFWTPTTVGYILEKREYMGHTVLGKTISLDYKTKKRRKAKENELIIFKNTHEAIIDEETWNNAQRLRKTVRRSPKYGTTSHPFTGLLICSDCGGKLSYREPAEHKEKKYDCDYCFVCQHYRHRKGSCSMHYIKVKTVNEILLKSIKEITDFAKEEKQEFLKVMNKLSDEKREEKYQEDKEKLEKLSSRNAELTTLITKLYEDHALGKIPVKHFDRLFNTYDMEQQDLEKQIQYFEQEIESYHQRKVDTDKFLKMIEKYTDIEKLTVPMINEYIEKVVVYEATGGRQGKYRKQQVDVYFNFIGNCQVPQKVDIEKMA from the coding sequence ATGTCAAATACGAAAAGAACAGGACAAACAGCTCTTTATGAGCGTTTAAGTCGAGATGATGAAATGCAAGGAGAAAGCAATTCCATCACCAATCAAAAGCAACTACTTGAAAGCTATGCCAAAAGAAACGGCTTTGTAAATATCTATCACTATACCGATGATGGAGTAAGCGGAACAACCTTTGATAGAGAGGGATTTCAAAAAATGATAAAAGCAGTAGAAGAAAACAAAGTATCTACTGTGATAGTAAAAGATATGAGTAGGTTTGGCAGAGACTACCTCAAAGTAGGTTTTTACACCGAAATACTTTTCAAAGAAAAGGGAGTAAGGTTTATCGCCATCAATAACGGAATAGACAGTGAAAAACAAGCAGAAAGCGACTTTACCCCATTTCTAAATATCATGAACGAATGGTATGCAAGAGATACATCAAGAAAAATACAATCTATCTTCAGGGCAAGAATGGAAGAGGGGAAAAGAGTATCTCCAAGCGTACCATACGGCTATTACAGAAACCCAAAGAACAAACAGGAGCTACTTGTCGATAAAGAGAGTGCAAAGGTCGTAAAACGCATTTACAGGCTTGTAATAGAGGGATATGGAGTAACACAGATAGCAGATATACTAACCAAAGACAAAGTCCTTATCCCATCAGCCTATGCAGAAACCCATTATCCCGAAAATAACCATAGCTCAAAGAAAAGAGGAATAGAAGACCCATATTTTTGGACACCGACCACAGTAGGTTATATCTTAGAAAAAAGAGAATATATGGGGCATACTGTATTAGGAAAGACAATTAGTTTAGACTATAAAACCAAAAAAAGAAGAAAGGCAAAAGAAAATGAACTCATTATCTTCAAAAATACCCACGAAGCCATCATTGACGAAGAAACATGGAATAACGCCCAAAGGTTAAGAAAAACAGTGAGAAGAAGTCCAAAGTATGGTACAACCTCACACCCATTCACAGGGCTTTTAATCTGTTCCGACTGTGGAGGAAAGCTAAGCTATAGAGAGCCGGCAGAACATAAAGAAAAGAAGTACGATTGCGATTATTGTTTTGTATGTCAACATTACAGACACAGAAAAGGCTCTTGCAGTATGCACTACATCAAAGTAAAAACAGTAAATGAAATTCTCCTAAAATCAATCAAAGAAATCACAGACTTTGCAAAAGAAGAAAAGCAAGAGTTTCTAAAAGTGATGAACAAGTTATCCGACGAAAAAAGAGAAGAAAAGTATCAAGAGGATAAAGAAAAGTTAGAAAAACTGTCATCAAGAAATGCAGAGCTAACAACACTCATTACAAAGCTGTATGAAGACCACGCACTTGGTAAAATTCCTGTAAAACATTTTGACAGATTATTTAATACCTATGATATGGAGCAACAAGACTTAGAAAAGCAAATACAGTATTTTGAACAAGAAATAGAAAGCTATCATCAGAGAAAAGTTGATACCGATAAATTCTTAAAGATGATAGAAAAATATACAGATATTGAAAAACTTACAGTACCAATGATAAATGAGTATATAGAAAAAGTTGTAGTCTACGAAGCGACAGGAGGAAGACAAGGCAAATATAGAAAACAACAAGTTGATGTGTACTTTAACTTTATAGGTAACTGTCAAGTGCCACAGAAAGTAGATATAGAAAAAATGGCTTAA
- a CDS encoding ABC transporter, with product MILLKDVSYEWEDGRTALKNINLEIKKGEFVLISGKSGSGKSTLGSVMNGLIPHYYKGKMKGEAFASGKDISKLLLHEIGHIVGTVFQDPRSQFFTTTTDEEIAFGLQTICKSRDEIKQRVEEVYVELDIEELKGKSVFELSSGQKQKIAIASIYAMNPKVLILDEPSANLDMKATFDLFLILEKLKKKGTTVVLIEHRLYYVKSLFDRFLLMKDGEITKDLSREEVIHLEGEFWDANGLRTLELEEYRVSEKKDSYHLNDESISGKGLKFCYPSATKVGNKQKQYILNHLDFNMECGKAIGLIGLNGTGKTTFARVISGLEKVKEGTIWAREDKSLNHKDLMDMSYFVFQDSDYQLFSESVLDEMLLGISSKDKKENTQKAKSILSVLGLDKYIDKHPFALSRGEKQRLTIACGMMKQAKIFIYDEPTSGCDKDSMLSVAKLIEEQLKIGTTVLVISHDFEFLANTVSKLWVMGDGKIETVLDMSESNKFLILDKMRGGRELVR from the coding sequence ATGATTTTGTTAAAAGATGTTTCTTATGAATGGGAAGATGGACGAACGGCTTTAAAAAATATCAATCTTGAAATTAAAAAAGGTGAATTTGTTTTAATTTCAGGGAAAAGTGGAAGTGGTAAAAGCACTCTTGGAAGTGTAATGAATGGTCTTATCCCACATTATTACAAAGGCAAAATGAAAGGAGAAGCCTTTGCGTCAGGAAAAGATATAAGCAAATTATTACTTCATGAAATAGGGCATATTGTAGGAACTGTATTTCAAGATCCAAGAAGTCAGTTTTTCACGACAACTACAGATGAAGAGATAGCTTTTGGTCTTCAAACTATCTGCAAATCAAGAGATGAAATCAAACAGAGAGTAGAAGAAGTATATGTAGAGCTGGATATTGAGGAACTGAAAGGAAAATCTGTTTTTGAATTATCAAGCGGACAGAAACAAAAGATAGCTATTGCAAGCATCTATGCGATGAATCCGAAAGTTTTAATTTTAGATGAACCTTCAGCAAATTTGGATATGAAAGCAACATTTGACCTGTTTTTAATTTTGGAGAAATTAAAGAAAAAAGGAACAACGGTTGTTCTAATTGAACATCGTTTGTACTATGTAAAGTCTTTATTTGACCGTTTTCTTTTGATGAAAGATGGAGAAATTACGAAAGACTTGAGTCGAGAAGAAGTTATCCATCTTGAAGGGGAGTTTTGGGATGCAAATGGACTAAGAACTCTTGAATTAGAAGAATATAGGGTAAGTGAGAAGAAAGATTCTTATCACTTAAATGATGAAAGTATTAGTGGAAAAGGCTTAAAATTTTGTTACCCAAGTGCAACTAAGGTTGGAAATAAGCAAAAACAGTACATCTTAAATCATCTTGATTTCAATATGGAGTGCGGAAAAGCCATTGGTCTTATCGGCTTAAATGGTACCGGGAAAACTACCTTTGCAAGAGTGATTTCAGGACTTGAGAAGGTAAAAGAGGGAACAATATGGGCGAGGGAAGATAAGTCGCTTAATCATAAAGATTTAATGGATATGTCATATTTTGTCTTTCAAGATTCAGACTATCAGTTGTTTTCGGAAAGTGTACTTGATGAAATGCTACTTGGTATTTCAAGTAAAGATAAAAAAGAAAATACTCAAAAGGCAAAGTCTATTTTGAGTGTACTTGGCTTAGACAAATACATTGATAAGCATCCGTTTGCTTTATCAAGAGGAGAAAAACAAAGATTGACAATAGCTTGTGGAATGATGAAACAGGCAAAGATTTTCATCTATGATGAACCAACATCAGGTTGTGATAAAGACTCAATGCTTTCCGTCGCAAAACTGATTGAAGAACAATTGAAAATTGGGACAACAGTTTTGGTAATAAGTCATGATTTTGAGTTTTTAGCAAACACAGTGAGCAAGCTATGGGTAATGGGAGATGGAAAAATAGAAACTGTTTTAGATATGAGTGAAAGTAATAAATTTCTCATATTAGACAAAATGAGAGGAGGTAGAGAGCTTGTCAGATAG
- a CDS encoding Fic/DOC family protein has translation MAIKYNEIQELLRSRADLHARLNLMPYDGTPEIKERGDGKYLYIRKRVAGKLASTYVGVYTEELYNLLLRNARETREIKKQLRHIEKQLAAAGYSDDELPADVINNIAFARVNMKNNIYDQAVLEGVATSFPQTEEIIDNGKVSGMTATDVQKILNLKHAWEFILDKDVIASKSDYYMLSYIARLVNEGFFAEGGRIRGVPVTIGGSSYIPPIPNEIDIKDEITEIIDDDADAIDIAIKLCLYCMKTQIFLDGNKRASVIFANHYLISHGGGFLVIPEKEVPEFKNLLVKYYEGEDISIISDFMKKNCWKTM, from the coding sequence ATGGCTATAAAATATAATGAAATACAAGAATTGCTTAGAAGTCGTGCTGATCTTCATGCCAGATTAAATTTGATGCCTTATGATGGCACCCCTGAAATTAAAGAACGTGGTGATGGAAAGTATCTTTATATAAGAAAGCGTGTAGCAGGTAAGCTGGCATCAACTTATGTAGGAGTATATACCGAAGAACTTTATAATCTACTTCTTCGCAATGCTAGAGAAACCCGTGAAATAAAAAAGCAACTTAGACATATAGAAAAGCAACTGGCTGCAGCTGGATATTCAGATGATGAACTGCCTGCTGATGTAATAAATAATATAGCGTTTGCAAGAGTGAATATGAAGAATAATATCTACGACCAGGCTGTGCTAGAGGGGGTAGCCACATCTTTTCCCCAAACAGAAGAAATTATAGATAATGGAAAAGTTAGTGGGATGACTGCAACTGATGTACAGAAAATCTTAAATTTAAAGCATGCATGGGAGTTTATTTTAGATAAAGATGTAATAGCAAGCAAATCGGATTATTATATGCTTAGCTATATTGCAAGACTTGTTAACGAAGGATTTTTTGCAGAAGGGGGTCGAATCAGAGGTGTTCCTGTGACAATAGGTGGATCATCATATATCCCACCAATACCTAATGAGATAGATATTAAAGACGAAATAACAGAAATCATTGATGATGATGCGGATGCAATTGATATCGCAATTAAGTTATGTCTTTATTGCATGAAGACGCAAATTTTCCTTGATGGAAATAAGAGAGCATCTGTTATTTTTGCTAATCACTATTTAATATCTCATGGAGGAGGATTTTTAGTTATTCCAGAAAAAGAAGTTCCGGAATTTAAAAATTTGCTGGTAAAGTATTATGAGGGAGAGGATATATCCATTATTTCTGATTTTATGAAAAAGAATTGTTGGAAAACTATGTAG
- a CDS encoding transposase, producing the protein MEEEKRVIKEPQHKQLIMDIGKTKYTVNLHFKQGTGETYKDKILKLIKRETEKI; encoded by the coding sequence ATGGAAGAAGAAAAAAGAGTAATAAAAGAACCACAACATAAACAGTTAATAATGGATATTGGAAAAACAAAATACACCGTAAACCTACATTTCAAGCAAGGTACAGGGGAAACATACAAGGATAAAATACTAAAGCTAATCAAGAGAGAAACAGAGAAGATATAA
- a CDS encoding conjugal transfer protein TraA produces the protein MAIYHLSIKIVSRGKGKSAVAASAYRSGEKIKNEYDGVVHDFTRKGGIAHTEILLPQNAPQEFLDRGTLWNSVEKIEKSKNSQLAREIEIALPKELDREKQIELVREYVKENFVKIGMCADIALHDKDDGNPHAHILLTMRPLNEDKTWGAKSKKEYILDENGEKVKLKNGNYKTRKINTVDWNEQDKAEHWRKAWADITNKYLEENNIQDKVDHRSYQRQGIEQIPTIHLGVSATQMEKKGITTDRGNINREIKHQNKILKEIARRIKALLNWIRGIGKEEKAETDNLKSTLPFKENLLSVFENLIRKNADNHNTDLEQYIGSYQFLKEKNIISVSELKENIVTLRDKNYKTTRAIKDTEKRIDNKVQLIDHAEKYLKHKDTYTAYTKLKKNKQDTFYNEHTAEIILFESAKKYLKEHLGESKTLNISKWKSEAANMKKEKNSLYNQILEIREEVEQAEKVKTCIEQLQEHSKQLTQVKRNELDL, from the coding sequence ATGGCAATATATCATCTTAGTATAAAGATTGTCTCAAGAGGAAAAGGAAAAAGTGCAGTTGCAGCTTCTGCCTATCGAAGTGGCGAAAAGATAAAAAATGAATATGACGGAGTAGTTCACGACTTTACAAGAAAAGGAGGGATAGCACATACAGAAATTCTCTTACCACAAAATGCACCACAGGAATTTTTAGATAGAGGAACATTATGGAACAGTGTAGAGAAAATAGAAAAAAGTAAAAACTCACAGCTTGCAAGAGAAATAGAAATTGCATTACCTAAAGAATTAGACAGGGAAAAACAGATAGAGCTTGTACGAGAGTATGTAAAAGAAAATTTTGTAAAGATCGGTATGTGTGCCGATATTGCTCTACACGATAAAGATGACGGAAACCCACACGCACATATCCTATTAACTATGCGACCGCTAAACGAAGATAAAACATGGGGAGCAAAATCAAAAAAGGAATATATCCTTGATGAAAACGGAGAGAAAGTAAAACTTAAAAATGGCAACTACAAAACAAGAAAAATCAATACAGTGGATTGGAACGAACAAGACAAAGCGGAACATTGGCGAAAGGCATGGGCAGACATTACAAATAAATATTTGGAAGAAAATAACATACAGGACAAAGTAGACCATCGTTCCTATCAAAGACAGGGCATAGAACAAATACCGACCATTCATTTAGGCGTATCAGCCACCCAAATGGAAAAGAAAGGCATAACTACCGACAGGGGAAATATCAACCGAGAAATCAAACATCAGAATAAGATATTAAAAGAGATTGCAAGAAGAATAAAAGCCTTACTAAATTGGATAAGAGGAATAGGAAAAGAAGAAAAGGCAGAAACTGATAATCTCAAATCTACCCTCCCATTCAAAGAAAATTTGCTATCCGTTTTTGAAAATCTTATCCGTAAAAATGCAGATAACCATAATACAGATTTAGAACAATACATCGGAAGCTATCAATTCTTAAAAGAGAAAAATATCATTTCCGTATCTGAACTGAAAGAAAACATAGTTACTTTAAGAGATAAGAACTACAAGACCACAAGAGCTATTAAAGATACCGAAAAGCGGATTGACAATAAAGTACAACTTATCGACCACGCCGAAAAATATTTGAAGCATAAAGATACCTATACAGCTTATACCAAGCTAAAGAAAAACAAACAAGATACTTTCTACAATGAGCATACCGCAGAGATTATTTTGTTTGAAAGTGCCAAGAAATATCTGAAAGAACATTTAGGAGAAAGCAAGACCTTAAATATATCCAAATGGAAATCGGAAGCTGCCAATATGAAGAAAGAGAAAAATAGCCTATACAATCAAATATTAGAGATACGAGAGGAAGTAGAACAGGCTGAAAAAGTTAAGACTTGTATTGAACAGTTACAGGAACATTCAAAGCAACTAACACAGGTAAAACGGAACGAGTTAGACCTATAA
- a CDS encoding glutamine amidotransferase: MKKIYMYLLDTMADWENGYFLQGFTLQKMLPKQEYELCTVATSRKPIKTAGGMTLIPDITLDELDENQAAALLLIGADTWGSTEQTAILEVAKSLIEKGVLVAAICGATLGLANVGILDTQYHTSNALFFLTGMSSNYNGEQYYKDVAAVADDNLITASSAGSLLWAKYIFEKLEIYSSETIEAWYNYFSTGKASYFGELMNTFS, from the coding sequence ATGAAGAAAATATATATGTATTTACTAGATACGATGGCAGACTGGGAGAATGGCTACTTTTTACAAGGATTTACACTACAAAAAATGTTGCCAAAACAAGAATATGAATTATGTACCGTAGCTACTTCTAGGAAGCCTATAAAAACTGCTGGTGGTATGACTTTGATTCCCGATATTACATTAGATGAATTAGACGAAAATCAAGCAGCGGCATTGTTGCTGATTGGTGCAGATACTTGGGGCAGTACAGAACAGACAGCTATTCTTGAAGTAGCCAAAAGCTTAATAGAAAAAGGGGTATTGGTTGCAGCGATTTGCGGAGCAACTTTGGGACTTGCAAATGTGGGAATATTAGACACACAATACCATACAAGTAATGCTTTGTTTTTCTTAACAGGTATGTCATCGAATTATAATGGAGAGCAATATTATAAAGATGTCGCTGCTGTAGCTGATGATAATTTAATAACAGCAAGTTCCGCTGGTTCGTTGCTTTGGGCAAAATATATCTTTGAAAAGTTAGAAATATATTCTTCTGAAACCATAGAAGCATGGTACAACTACTTTTCAACAGGAAAGGCAAGTTATTTCGGAGAACTAATGAATACATTTTCCTAA
- a CDS encoding 1,3-beta-glucan synthase regulator, with protein sequence MNTITKEIILERLNRFKNRVDELGGTTSKIICKEVATEKEILELEKELGNKLPEDFRWVLLNVSSHLEFFWNLYREDEELLELPKELVEIFSGNLYFGIDTILSCEESRKGWIEICYPDYNNPYDKIFHNKLAFQKVSNGDLFAIDLEEESHGKIVYLSHDGSDMHGYVMANTFQEFLDEYTKIGCVGGEDWQWEAFTNNRATPIDGSCENAKKWLEIMFKCN encoded by the coding sequence ATGAATACCATCACAAAAGAGATAATATTAGAGAGACTTAATCGTTTTAAGAACAGAGTCGACGAATTGGGTGGAACTACAAGCAAAATAATTTGTAAAGAAGTTGCAACAGAAAAAGAAATACTGGAACTTGAAAAGGAATTAGGAAATAAGCTACCAGAAGACTTCAGGTGGGTACTTCTTAATGTATCGTCGCATTTAGAATTTTTCTGGAATCTCTATCGTGAAGACGAAGAACTTTTAGAGTTGCCAAAAGAGTTAGTAGAAATTTTTTCGGGCAATTTGTACTTCGGAATTGATACTATCCTTAGCTGTGAAGAAAGCAGAAAGGGATGGATCGAGATTTGTTATCCTGATTACAATAATCCATATGACAAAATCTTTCATAATAAATTAGCTTTCCAAAAAGTAAGTAATGGCGATTTATTTGCTATTGATTTGGAAGAAGAAAGCCACGGAAAAATCGTGTATTTAAGCCATGACGGAAGCGATATGCATGGCTATGTAATGGCAAACACATTCCAAGAGTTTTTGGATGAATACACCAAAATCGGGTGCGTAGGTGGTGAGGATTGGCAGTGGGAAGCTTTTACAAACAATCGTGCAACGCCAATAGATGGTAGCTGCGAAAATGCAAAGAAATGGCTTGAAATAATGTTTAAATGTAACTAA
- a CDS encoding cobalt transporter, with protein sequence MSDRKTVDPRIKLTLLPIASFTSFFISDTILLFVLIVFAFFLYLYSGMWKRALRFILFFVLLYCIELGLGKFCEASIVFAIYMFIYFASRMTLIAMFGGYITKTTSVSEMLEALNRMKVPRSIGIPFSVLLRFVPTIKIELKALKENMKIRGIVTSRFFPLLHPIKYIEYTLVPLLMRMIKISDELSASALIRGLDSDEKRVTLTELRFRKTDLMIGLLGALMIALVIVIQKIY encoded by the coding sequence TTGTCAGATAGAAAAACTGTAGATCCGAGAATAAAACTTACTCTACTTCCAATTGCCTCCTTTACGAGCTTTTTTATAAGCGATACAATTCTACTTTTTGTACTAATTGTTTTTGCCTTTTTTCTATATTTATATAGCGGGATGTGGAAAAGAGCGTTACGCTTTATCTTGTTTTTTGTGCTTTTATACTGCATAGAGTTAGGGCTTGGAAAATTTTGTGAAGCAAGTATTGTATTTGCAATATATATGTTTATTTACTTTGCATCAAGAATGACCTTAATCGCTATGTTTGGTGGATATATAACAAAGACTACAAGTGTAAGTGAAATGCTGGAAGCGTTAAATAGAATGAAAGTACCAAGAAGCATTGGTATACCTTTTAGTGTTTTGCTTAGGTTTGTACCAACTATAAAAATAGAACTCAAGGCATTAAAAGAAAATATGAAGATTCGAGGAATCGTAACAAGCAGATTTTTCCCGTTGCTACATCCAATTAAATATATTGAATATACGCTTGTTCCACTTTTAATGAGAATGATTAAGATTTCAGATGAACTGTCAGCTTCAGCACTCATTAGAGGACTTGATAGTGATGAGAAGAGGGTAACATTAACAGAATTGCGGTTTAGGAAAACAGACTTAATGATTGGACTATTAGGAGCTTTGATGATTGCTCTTGTGATAGTAATACAGAAAATTTATTAG